A genomic stretch from Kribbella amoyensis includes:
- a CDS encoding sensor histidine kinase produces MTGRLVPMTPRAADIALALAVTGVISAAVAAGQASTVPAGPLPYLWAICLGALMLLRRTAPVLVLVLTALGYFAYYSAGFPAIGVAVPIAAAVYSAAEAGHLRIAIVIALTVLTVSTTYRLLIGQSTGYVLGYELVGHAALIAAVVALGSSVRAHRALRERTDQVASLTAHQAILQAEGRTRAERLRLARELHDSIGHCLAVASLHTNVAREANSETDRTHALRLVREAVGEAMTQLRSTVTLLRSSASELDSGTLADIPRLVDAPGAAGYKVELDVAEDLSCSATVEATAFRLVQEAITNTLRHADAGAITVRVVAEGEDRIKVAVSDDGVPARPPSCPAGHGLAGMRERVEAVGGSLEVRATADGWQVTALLPKEDRS; encoded by the coding sequence ATGACCGGACGGCTGGTACCGATGACCCCGAGAGCCGCCGACATCGCGCTCGCCCTCGCGGTCACCGGGGTGATCTCCGCGGCGGTGGCGGCCGGCCAGGCGAGTACGGTCCCCGCGGGCCCGCTCCCGTACCTGTGGGCGATCTGCCTCGGTGCGCTGATGTTGCTCCGGCGGACGGCGCCGGTCCTCGTCCTCGTCCTCACCGCACTCGGGTACTTCGCGTACTACTCGGCGGGATTTCCCGCGATCGGCGTGGCCGTGCCCATCGCCGCAGCCGTCTACTCGGCCGCCGAGGCGGGGCATCTCCGCATCGCGATCGTCATCGCCCTGACGGTGTTGACGGTCTCGACCACGTACCGGCTGCTCATCGGGCAGTCCACCGGCTATGTACTCGGCTACGAACTGGTCGGCCACGCGGCGTTGATCGCAGCAGTCGTCGCGCTCGGCTCCAGTGTCCGTGCGCACCGGGCTCTGCGGGAGAGGACCGACCAAGTCGCGTCGCTGACAGCACACCAGGCGATCCTGCAGGCCGAGGGCAGGACGCGCGCCGAGCGGCTCCGCCTCGCCAGGGAACTGCACGACTCGATCGGGCACTGTCTGGCGGTCGCATCCCTGCACACCAATGTGGCCAGGGAAGCGAACTCCGAAACGGATCGGACCCACGCCCTCCGCCTGGTCCGGGAGGCGGTCGGTGAGGCGATGACGCAGCTCCGCTCGACGGTGACGTTGCTCCGCTCGTCGGCCTCCGAGCTCGACAGCGGCACACTGGCGGACATTCCACGCCTCGTCGACGCGCCGGGGGCCGCGGGGTACAAGGTCGAGCTGGACGTGGCCGAGGACCTCAGCTGCTCGGCGACCGTCGAGGCGACCGCGTTCCGCCTGGTCCAGGAGGCGATCACGAACACCCTGCGCCACGCCGACGCCGGCGCGATCACGGTCCGCGTCGTCGCCGAGGGCGAGGACCGGATCAAGGTCGCGGTGAGCGACGACGGAGTCCCAGCGCGACCGCCCAGCTGTCCCGCCGGACACGGTCTGGCCGGGATGCGCGAGCGGGTCGAGGCCGTCGGTGGCTCGCTCGAGGTCCGGGCCACGGCCGACGGCTGGCAGGTCACAGCGCTTCTGCCGAAGGAGGACCGGTCATGA
- the pruA gene encoding L-glutamate gamma-semialdehyde dehydrogenase — MDAVTAVPTPVNETVKGYAPGSAERAGLEAKLKEFNAGGAIDLTCTIGGEQRLGGGAPVQVVQPHKHAHVLGTLGNATEADGRAAVDAALAAAPGWRALSFDDRAAIFLKAADLLAGPWRDTLNAATMLGQSKTVQQAEIDAACELIDFLRFNVAFARQIVSDQPISSPGVWNRVDYRPLEGFVYAITPFNFTAIAGNLPSAPALMGNTVVWKPSPTQQFAAHWTMRLFEAAGLPAGVINLVTGDGIEVSKAALTHPALAGIHFTGSTKTFQSLWSTVGANIGSYRTYPRLVGETGGKDFILAHPSADPAVLKTAMVRGAFEYQGQKCSAASRSYVPRSVWDRIRDDLVAETESLTMGDVSDLSNFIGAVIDDRAFAKHKAAIDRARQSGTVEVLAGGTYDDSEGYFVRPTLLLSDDPTDEIFTTEYFGPILGVHVYDDADYGQVVQQMESAAPYGLTGAVIAQDRQVIAEAAEYLRFAAGNFYVNDKPTGAVVGQQPFGGARASGTNDKAGSMWNLIRWASPRSMKETFAPPTDYRYPHQG, encoded by the coding sequence ATGGATGCCGTCACCGCCGTACCGACGCCCGTGAACGAGACCGTGAAGGGCTACGCGCCGGGCTCTGCCGAACGAGCCGGCCTGGAGGCGAAGCTCAAGGAGTTCAACGCCGGCGGCGCGATCGACCTGACCTGCACGATCGGTGGTGAGCAGCGGCTCGGTGGCGGGGCGCCGGTCCAGGTGGTCCAGCCGCACAAGCACGCACACGTCCTGGGCACGCTCGGCAACGCCACCGAGGCGGACGGCCGGGCGGCGGTCGACGCCGCGCTCGCGGCGGCGCCGGGCTGGCGGGCGCTGTCGTTCGACGACCGGGCCGCGATCTTCCTGAAGGCGGCCGACCTGCTGGCCGGGCCGTGGCGGGACACGCTGAATGCGGCCACGATGCTGGGCCAGTCCAAGACGGTCCAGCAGGCCGAGATCGACGCCGCCTGCGAGCTGATCGACTTCCTCCGCTTCAACGTCGCGTTCGCCCGGCAGATCGTCAGCGACCAGCCGATCTCGTCCCCGGGGGTGTGGAACCGGGTCGACTACCGGCCGCTGGAGGGGTTCGTCTACGCGATCACGCCGTTCAACTTCACCGCGATCGCGGGCAATCTGCCGAGCGCGCCGGCGTTGATGGGCAACACGGTGGTGTGGAAGCCGTCGCCGACGCAGCAGTTCGCGGCGCACTGGACGATGCGGCTGTTCGAGGCCGCCGGGCTGCCAGCCGGCGTGATCAACCTGGTCACCGGTGACGGCATCGAGGTGAGCAAGGCGGCGCTGACCCACCCGGCGCTCGCGGGGATCCACTTCACCGGCTCCACGAAGACGTTCCAGTCGCTGTGGTCCACGGTCGGCGCGAACATCGGCTCGTACCGGACGTATCCGCGGCTGGTCGGTGAGACCGGGGGCAAGGACTTCATCTTGGCGCACCCGTCGGCCGACCCGGCGGTGTTGAAGACCGCGATGGTGCGCGGCGCGTTCGAGTACCAGGGCCAGAAGTGTTCCGCGGCCAGCCGGTCGTACGTGCCGCGCTCGGTCTGGGACCGGATCCGCGACGACCTGGTCGCCGAGACCGAGTCGCTCACGATGGGTGACGTCAGCGACCTGTCGAACTTCATCGGTGCCGTGATCGACGACCGGGCGTTCGCCAAGCACAAGGCCGCGATCGACCGGGCTCGCCAGTCCGGCACGGTCGAGGTGCTGGCCGGTGGCACGTACGACGACAGCGAGGGGTACTTCGTTCGTCCGACGCTGCTGTTGTCCGACGACCCGACCGACGAGATCTTCACGACCGAGTACTTCGGCCCGATCCTTGGCGTGCACGTGTACGACGATGCCGATTACGGCCAGGTGGTGCAGCAGATGGAGAGCGCCGCGCCGTACGGGCTGACCGGTGCGGTGATCGCGCAGGACCGGCAGGTGATCGCCGAGGCGGCCGAGTACCTGCGGTTCGCGGCCGGGAACTTCTACGTCAACGACAAGCCGACCGGCGCGGTCGTGGGCCAGCAGCCGTTCGGTGGTGCCCGGGCGTCGGGGACCAACGACAAGGCCGGCTCGATGTGGAACCTGATCCGCTGGGCCAGCCCGCGGTCGATGAAGGAGACCTTCGCCCCGCCGACCGACTACCGGTACCCGCACCAGGGCTGA
- a CDS encoding response regulator produces the protein MIRVLVVDDQMLVRAGLRLLVDNADDLEVIGEAGTGREALALAREQKPDVILMDLQMPVMGGVETIAAIRADPLLRDVPVLVLTTFDDDDDIVDAIQAGASGYLLKDLEPDELRAAIRTALAGDAPVAPRIAKLMMRQIARRPARRIRDEALADLTARELDILAHVGRGLSNEEIGQALFLSPETARTYVSRLLTKLGLRDRAQLVVLAHQAGLVD, from the coding sequence ATGATCCGGGTGCTCGTCGTGGACGACCAGATGCTCGTCCGCGCGGGGTTGCGGCTGCTGGTCGACAACGCCGACGACCTCGAGGTGATCGGCGAGGCCGGGACCGGGCGGGAGGCGCTGGCGCTGGCCCGGGAACAGAAGCCGGACGTCATCCTGATGGACCTGCAGATGCCGGTGATGGGCGGCGTGGAGACGATCGCCGCGATCCGCGCGGACCCGCTGCTGCGCGACGTCCCGGTGCTCGTGCTGACCACCTTCGACGACGATGACGACATCGTCGACGCGATCCAGGCCGGCGCCTCGGGGTACCTGCTCAAGGACCTCGAACCGGACGAGTTGCGCGCGGCCATCCGGACCGCGCTCGCTGGCGACGCACCCGTCGCGCCGAGGATCGCGAAACTGATGATGCGGCAGATCGCGCGCCGGCCGGCCCGGCGGATTCGCGACGAGGCGCTGGCCGACCTCACCGCACGCGAGCTCGACATCCTCGCGCACGTCGGCCGCGGCCTGTCGAACGAGGAGATCGGGCAGGCGTTGTTCCTGAGCCCGGAGACCGCGCGGACCTACGTGAGCCGTCTGCTGACCAAGCTCGGCCTCCGGGACCGCGCCCAGTTGGTCGTCCTCGCGCACCAGGCGGGCCTGGTGGACTGA
- a CDS encoding FlgD immunoglobulin-like domain containing protein, translating to MPLTALPPTTSPPAPNPPNLARRCRLLLALALVLVLASAPTQAQAAGVVELDRFAVVEPYVTVLGASPSGVLYRVSRLHEQRLVEDSAWVKPADGPAYQVDLSFKRLAGDKIFGAQPFGTATYQYIGSQQTHTCSGVPQPVHQFGMVDGVALFASFGWLGENGERVEVSPTGCRVTARYPAIGAEKLIAMDDRGYLTVDPYGGVNGERPLAYRAYAAPTSPRVVADGGYNRRLDGVALSGTAVSWRQFDYDQQPTTHSYVVRSSVDGSKAPQVTRVEGSVIDTAIAGGTTSWIGGLDGVTKSGSVRADGTRTAITGTTRSVVSDGTKFVYDTSGPTQGAPAGVDVAATLGGSEPVTRIASVGKLTPLAEQVSVGAGGVAYVDWQPPAESVNRRLYTQSGSTITLGEQTRLGHGGSYYRQVSREGRRTAYADDAGGLWLVGDDGVRTKVFTSTTRVAILGGNELRLSGSRLLWWKAKYTRDHCEPPNGPPNCDPVYGTVVPMLYDLRTGVSTELALPATKYRAVDLWGNFLTWADAQNAIWRRDLHSGAVRQAKAAGTASVRSVAVHDDWVAWATCQASGGDQCAQSVLGHRNLQTQAPAIQLTSAHTEVVRLSGGHVVYSTYPQAGHVPSTGTVKVWRLGTSATGVVGSVWWRTKFDVHDETLGWVGPDGIARIGPNSPFVAYPKYLGNGHAPASFTPATRTWNPEFGISKALPTCSLTISAGTTVRRVLPCATTTGSARASWDGRDSAGTLLPKGTYTWTLAGRDGDGTLRWWTGATHPITGTVRID from the coding sequence ATGCCGCTGACGGCCCTGCCGCCAACCACCTCACCGCCCGCCCCCAATCCACCGAACCTCGCGCGCCGTTGCCGCCTGCTGCTGGCGCTCGCGCTCGTCCTCGTGCTCGCAAGCGCGCCCACCCAGGCCCAAGCGGCCGGCGTCGTCGAGCTCGACCGGTTCGCGGTCGTCGAGCCCTACGTCACCGTGCTCGGCGCGTCACCGTCCGGCGTGCTCTACCGGGTCTCCCGGCTGCACGAGCAACGCCTTGTCGAGGACTCCGCCTGGGTGAAGCCGGCGGACGGACCGGCGTACCAGGTCGACCTGTCGTTCAAGCGGCTCGCCGGGGACAAGATCTTCGGCGCGCAGCCGTTCGGCACGGCGACGTACCAGTACATCGGCAGCCAGCAGACGCATACCTGCTCCGGGGTCCCCCAACCCGTGCACCAGTTCGGCATGGTCGACGGGGTCGCCCTGTTCGCCTCGTTCGGTTGGCTGGGCGAGAACGGTGAGCGCGTCGAGGTGAGCCCCACCGGCTGCCGCGTCACCGCGCGGTACCCGGCGATCGGCGCCGAGAAGCTGATCGCGATGGACGACCGCGGCTACCTCACCGTCGACCCGTACGGCGGGGTGAACGGGGAGCGCCCGCTGGCGTACCGCGCGTACGCCGCACCCACCTCGCCCCGCGTCGTCGCGGACGGCGGGTACAACCGACGGCTCGACGGCGTCGCGCTCTCCGGTACCGCGGTCAGCTGGCGGCAGTTCGACTACGACCAGCAGCCCACCACCCATTCGTACGTGGTCCGCTCATCGGTCGACGGATCCAAGGCACCGCAGGTCACCCGGGTCGAAGGGTCCGTGATCGACACCGCCATCGCCGGGGGCACGACCAGCTGGATCGGCGGCCTTGACGGCGTCACGAAGAGCGGTTCGGTCCGCGCGGACGGCACCCGCACGGCCATCACCGGCACGACGCGATCGGTGGTCAGCGACGGCACCAAGTTCGTCTACGACACCAGCGGCCCGACCCAGGGCGCCCCAGCCGGAGTGGACGTGGCCGCGACGCTCGGAGGATCGGAGCCGGTCACCCGGATCGCGTCCGTCGGCAAGCTGACCCCGCTGGCCGAGCAGGTCTCCGTGGGAGCCGGCGGCGTCGCGTACGTCGACTGGCAGCCGCCGGCCGAGTCGGTCAACCGGCGTCTCTACACCCAGTCCGGCAGCACCATCACCCTCGGCGAGCAGACCCGGCTCGGCCACGGTGGCTCGTACTATCGCCAGGTCTCCCGCGAGGGCCGGCGCACGGCATATGCGGACGATGCCGGCGGACTCTGGCTGGTCGGCGACGACGGGGTCCGGACCAAGGTGTTCACGTCGACCACCCGGGTCGCGATCCTCGGGGGCAACGAGCTCCGGCTGTCCGGGTCGCGGCTGCTCTGGTGGAAGGCGAAGTACACCCGCGACCACTGCGAACCGCCGAACGGTCCACCGAACTGCGACCCGGTCTACGGCACCGTCGTCCCGATGCTCTACGACCTGCGCACCGGGGTCAGTACTGAGCTCGCCCTGCCCGCGACGAAGTACCGGGCCGTCGATCTGTGGGGCAACTTCCTCACCTGGGCGGACGCCCAGAACGCAATCTGGCGCCGCGATCTGCACAGCGGTGCCGTCCGGCAGGCGAAGGCCGCCGGGACTGCGAGCGTACGCAGCGTCGCCGTGCACGACGACTGGGTCGCGTGGGCGACGTGTCAGGCGTCCGGTGGCGATCAGTGCGCGCAGTCCGTGCTGGGGCATCGCAACCTTCAGACCCAGGCCCCCGCGATCCAGCTGACCAGCGCGCACACCGAGGTGGTCCGGCTGTCCGGTGGTCACGTCGTCTACTCGACGTACCCGCAGGCCGGCCACGTACCGTCGACCGGCACCGTCAAGGTCTGGCGGCTGGGGACGTCGGCGACCGGCGTGGTCGGGTCCGTGTGGTGGCGCACGAAGTTCGACGTGCACGACGAGACGCTGGGCTGGGTCGGGCCGGACGGGATCGCCCGGATCGGGCCGAACTCGCCGTTCGTCGCCTACCCGAAGTACCTCGGCAACGGCCACGCCCCGGCCTCGTTCACGCCGGCGACCCGGACCTGGAACCCGGAGTTCGGGATCAGCAAGGCGCTGCCGACCTGCAGTCTGACGATCAGCGCCGGGACGACGGTCCGCCGGGTCCTGCCGTGCGCGACCACCACCGGGTCGGCCCGGGCGAGCTGGGACGGCCGGGACTCCGCCGGAACCCTGCTGCCGAAGGGCACGTACACGTGGACCCTGGCCGGCCGGGACGGTGACGGGACGCTGCGCTGGTGGACCGGCGCGACCCACCCGATCACCGGCACGGTCCGCATCGACTGA
- a CDS encoding DUF2505 domain-containing protein: MELKLSASYDATPEEVFAIVTDATFREQACEKTKALSYDVKVTTSGADTVVRVQREMPSDDVPDIARKFVGQTLTVVQTETWHAANADGSRNADVQGEIANTPVTLKGSATIKAQGGQTVQAIELDVKVAVPLIGKKIEPFVVEAIRSGLAKEHELGREWHDGTN; this comes from the coding sequence ATGGAACTGAAGCTCTCCGCGTCGTACGACGCGACCCCTGAGGAAGTCTTCGCCATCGTCACCGACGCCACCTTCCGCGAGCAGGCCTGCGAGAAGACCAAGGCGCTGTCGTACGACGTCAAGGTCACCACCTCGGGCGCCGACACCGTCGTCCGGGTCCAGCGGGAGATGCCGTCGGACGACGTCCCGGACATCGCCCGCAAGTTCGTCGGCCAGACACTGACCGTGGTGCAGACCGAGACCTGGCACGCGGCGAACGCGGACGGGTCGCGGAACGCGGACGTCCAGGGCGAGATCGCGAACACCCCGGTCACGCTCAAGGGCAGCGCGACGATCAAGGCGCAGGGCGGTCAGACCGTGCAGGCGATCGAGCTGGACGTGAAGGTGGCCGTTCCGCTGATCGGGAAGAAGATCGAGCCGTTCGTCGTCGAGGCGATCCGGTCCGGCCTGGCCAAGGAGCACGAGCTCGGCCGCGAGTGGCACGACGGCACCAACTGA
- a CDS encoding S8 family peptidase → MRKRTRVLRWGSLATALATTAALVVPTGPAAARSDGPEPASANKLAKATTSVTLVTGDTVRLESQPGGRKAVDFIPAKGREKVTFQQLEVDGELYVYPMDVLPYVGAKRLDTALFNITDLVADGYDNAQRSTIPLIVRYRDGVNAARSASIEGASNGPVLESVNARAVKAEKATAQRFWESLDDDRPRTASTPELAGGVVEIRLDRKVRASLDRSVRQIGAPDAWSAGFDGAGVKVAVLDTGADLAHPDLAGKIAASQSFVPGEEVQDGFGHGTHVASTIAGSGQASEGLRKGVAHGAGLVIGKVLSDEGSGEESWVIEGMEWAAASGAKVVNMSLGAGPTDGADLMSQALNDLTSRTGVLFVVSAGNAGPAPETVGAPGSADAALTVAAVDRDESIASFSSRGPRLGNQGLKPDISAPGVNIVAARAAGTNMGGGAVDEYYGAASGTSMAAPHVAGAAAILAQQHPDWTATELKDALVSTAQRNAELKVWDQGGGRTDLTRAVRQGVHSTGTLDLGTYQPANSQAQKDVSYTNTTDAPVQLALSLRLTGRDGRTTLPADAVELGSTTVDVPAGATTKVPVTVDPALIPAGHYSGYLQATGPNGVVVHTTLGLLKEAPRQKVNLSVVAEDGNPGHAVALMVFGEDRRYDVIGSLFGGPAEVELPAGPYYMLALMGFSNGDRDLHTVVHPRLMVTGPTDVTFDARTTKEVLVNTPRPAVQDGTWSYLFRREFAGRRISNFGNAFDITQRIHINPTAKVTDGEFEFGTRWSKIAPPLTTSISTPRNGGPVHLMYQAQSPAIDGTKTLELVDVGQGRPSDYAGKNVRGKIALVSGVEVGMEPDRATDAANAGAAMAAMIGLQGDAVYGRLDLANGDRLPTVATVLRYDEGERLRNQLAKGPVKLTLTGVPISSYLYDLMLTVNGQIPNQVVHNVNATNTATVTAQYREAGGEQWTKEQRFGWRPWQEAAINQTQRTVRTPMTRTEYVSSGSTWWKQQVSHQRIWSDSEPLFTGMSHLPVTYGAGQRVAETWWAPVVRPVIPRAMPHLQSTREGDVLQLRVPEFVDDSPTHYGYAEADMVGVPDNGLMRLYRNGELLTQDEWAWGNFAAGGTSGDYRLDLEVRRTSPHWQFSTRTATSWKFGSTRPASGKALLPLLQVDYRIGTDGWNRAAANRPAQVGLTVRHQTGLAGPKPAGVRLWATYDDGLTWTEARGMKLAADGTAVARVDHPALKKTNGYVGLRVQAWDAAGNTVTQTVNRAYGLR, encoded by the coding sequence GTGAGGAAACGAACCAGGGTCCTTCGCTGGGGCAGTCTGGCGACCGCTCTCGCCACGACCGCCGCGCTGGTGGTCCCCACCGGACCCGCCGCGGCCCGCTCGGACGGGCCGGAGCCGGCCTCGGCCAACAAGTTGGCAAAAGCAACTACTTCGGTCACTCTGGTCACCGGTGACACCGTGCGGCTGGAATCCCAGCCCGGTGGCCGGAAGGCGGTCGACTTCATTCCCGCCAAGGGCCGCGAGAAGGTGACCTTCCAGCAGCTGGAGGTGGACGGCGAGCTGTACGTCTACCCGATGGACGTGCTGCCGTACGTCGGGGCGAAGCGGCTCGACACCGCGTTGTTCAACATCACCGACCTCGTTGCCGACGGCTACGACAACGCGCAGCGGTCGACCATCCCGCTGATCGTCCGCTACCGCGACGGCGTCAACGCGGCCCGGTCCGCCTCGATCGAGGGGGCCAGCAACGGTCCCGTCCTCGAGAGCGTCAACGCGCGCGCCGTGAAGGCCGAGAAGGCGACCGCGCAACGGTTCTGGGAGTCGCTCGACGACGACCGGCCGCGGACCGCGTCGACGCCGGAGCTGGCCGGTGGGGTGGTGGAGATCCGCCTCGATCGGAAGGTCCGCGCGAGCCTCGATCGCAGTGTCCGGCAGATCGGTGCGCCGGACGCCTGGTCGGCCGGCTTCGACGGTGCGGGCGTCAAGGTCGCCGTGCTCGACACCGGGGCCGACCTGGCCCACCCGGACCTGGCCGGCAAGATCGCCGCGTCCCAGAGCTTCGTGCCGGGCGAGGAGGTCCAGGACGGGTTCGGTCACGGGACGCACGTCGCCTCGACCATCGCGGGCAGCGGCCAGGCCTCCGAGGGCCTGCGCAAGGGCGTCGCGCACGGGGCCGGGCTGGTCATCGGCAAGGTGCTGTCCGACGAGGGGTCCGGTGAGGAGTCCTGGGTCATCGAGGGGATGGAGTGGGCCGCGGCCTCCGGCGCCAAGGTGGTGAACATGAGCCTGGGCGCGGGTCCCACGGACGGCGCCGACCTGATGAGCCAGGCGCTGAACGACCTCACCAGCCGGACCGGTGTGCTGTTCGTGGTGTCCGCGGGCAACGCCGGTCCTGCTCCGGAAACGGTCGGAGCGCCCGGGTCCGCAGACGCCGCGCTGACGGTGGCCGCGGTCGACCGCGACGAGTCGATCGCGAGCTTCTCCAGCCGCGGACCGCGACTCGGCAACCAGGGGCTGAAGCCGGACATCTCGGCCCCCGGCGTCAACATCGTCGCCGCCCGGGCCGCCGGGACGAACATGGGCGGCGGCGCGGTCGACGAGTACTACGGCGCGGCGAGCGGTACCTCGATGGCTGCCCCGCATGTTGCCGGCGCGGCCGCGATCCTGGCCCAGCAGCACCCGGACTGGACCGCCACCGAGCTCAAGGACGCGCTGGTGAGCACCGCGCAGCGCAACGCCGAGCTGAAGGTCTGGGACCAGGGCGGTGGCCGCACCGACCTCACTCGGGCCGTCCGGCAAGGCGTCCACTCGACGGGGACCCTCGACCTCGGGACCTATCAGCCGGCCAACTCCCAGGCGCAGAAGGACGTGAGCTACACCAACACCACCGACGCGCCCGTCCAGCTCGCGCTCTCCCTGCGGCTGACCGGCCGCGACGGCAGGACCACTCTGCCTGCCGACGCGGTGGAACTCGGCAGCACGACCGTCGACGTACCGGCCGGCGCGACCACGAAGGTGCCGGTGACCGTGGACCCGGCCCTGATTCCGGCGGGTCACTACTCCGGTTATCTCCAGGCCACCGGACCGAACGGCGTCGTGGTGCACACGACCCTCGGTCTGCTGAAGGAGGCTCCGCGGCAGAAGGTGAACCTGAGCGTCGTCGCGGAGGACGGCAACCCGGGGCATGCGGTCGCCCTGATGGTCTTCGGTGAGGACCGGCGGTACGACGTGATCGGTTCGCTGTTCGGTGGGCCGGCCGAGGTCGAGCTGCCCGCGGGCCCGTACTACATGCTCGCGCTCATGGGGTTCTCGAACGGCGACCGGGACCTGCACACCGTCGTGCATCCGCGGCTGATGGTGACCGGGCCGACCGACGTCACCTTCGACGCCCGGACGACCAAGGAGGTCCTGGTCAACACGCCGCGACCGGCCGTCCAGGACGGGACGTGGAGCTACCTGTTCCGCCGGGAGTTCGCCGGCCGCCGGATCTCGAACTTCGGCAACGCCTTCGACATCACCCAGCGGATCCACATCAACCCGACCGCGAAGGTGACCGACGGCGAGTTCGAGTTCGGCACCCGCTGGTCGAAGATCGCGCCGCCGCTGACCACCTCGATCAGTACTCCGCGCAACGGCGGACCGGTCCACCTGATGTACCAGGCGCAGTCGCCCGCGATCGACGGGACGAAGACCCTGGAACTGGTCGACGTCGGCCAGGGCAGACCGAGCGACTACGCCGGGAAGAACGTGCGCGGCAAGATCGCGCTGGTCTCCGGCGTGGAGGTGGGGATGGAACCCGACCGAGCCACCGACGCCGCGAACGCCGGGGCCGCCATGGCCGCGATGATCGGTCTCCAGGGCGACGCCGTTTACGGCCGGCTGGACCTCGCGAACGGGGACCGGCTGCCGACCGTGGCCACCGTGCTCCGCTACGACGAAGGCGAGCGGCTCCGGAACCAGCTGGCCAAGGGCCCGGTGAAACTGACCCTGACCGGGGTGCCGATCAGCTCGTACCTCTATGACCTGATGCTGACCGTCAACGGCCAGATCCCCAACCAGGTCGTGCACAACGTCAACGCCACCAACACAGCGACCGTGACCGCGCAGTACCGCGAGGCCGGTGGCGAGCAGTGGACCAAGGAGCAGCGCTTCGGCTGGCGGCCGTGGCAGGAGGCCGCGATCAACCAGACACAGCGGACCGTCCGCACGCCGATGACCCGGACGGAGTACGTGAGCTCCGGCTCGACCTGGTGGAAGCAGCAGGTGAGCCACCAACGGATCTGGTCCGACAGCGAGCCCTTGTTCACCGGCATGTCCCACCTGCCCGTGACGTACGGCGCCGGGCAACGGGTCGCCGAGACCTGGTGGGCGCCGGTGGTCCGGCCGGTGATCCCGCGGGCGATGCCGCACCTGCAGTCCACCCGGGAAGGCGACGTCCTCCAGCTCCGGGTCCCCGAGTTCGTCGACGACTCGCCGACGCATTACGGGTACGCCGAGGCGGACATGGTCGGCGTGCCCGACAACGGCCTGATGCGCCTGTACCGCAACGGGGAACTGCTGACCCAGGACGAATGGGCGTGGGGCAACTTCGCGGCCGGTGGGACGAGCGGTGACTACCGGCTGGACCTGGAGGTCCGGCGGACCAGCCCGCACTGGCAGTTCTCGACCCGCACGGCGACTTCCTGGAAGTTCGGCTCGACCCGGCCGGCGTCCGGTAAGGCCCTGCTGCCGCTGCTCCAGGTCGACTACCGCATCGGCACCGACGGCTGGAACCGCGCTGCGGCGAACAGGCCGGCCCAGGTCGGTCTGACGGTTCGGCACCAGACCGGACTGGCCGGGCCGAAACCGGCCGGTGTCCGGCTGTGGGCCACGTACGACGACGGGCTGACCTGGACCGAGGCACGCGGGATGAAGCTCGCCGCGGACGGTACGGCGGTCGCGCGGGTGGATCATCCGGCGCTGAAGAAGACCAACGGGTACGTCGGGCTGCGGGTGCAGGCGTGGGACGCCGCCGGGAACACCGTGACGCAGACCGTCAACCGGGCCTACGGGTTGCGCTGA